A region of the Mus caroli chromosome 7, CAROLI_EIJ_v1.1, whole genome shotgun sequence genome:
CCTTGGGAGACCTCAGGACGCTGTCCTCCAGGTTGCTGGGCAGGTACAGTCGCCAGGAGCCCCTgctcagaagcagctgacctaggaggcaggaggaggggtggCTTCTACTAGTGAAACTGCACCCTACTCCCCAGTATTAAGCTGTGGCCCTGGCACCCATTCCTCCCCAGGGATATTGGTAGCAGGAGGCAGTGATGCATGCAGCAGGTCTCTCTCAGGCCAGGGCCACCCTGCTGCTTCCCACGGACGCAGTGCTGCTCACCAGTCTCCACTGGGGCCTCGTCTGGGACTGTGGCCCGCCCAGCCCAGGCATCCACTAGCCACCCATCTGCAGAGGAAGAAGCCAGGGGAGGTTTCAGAAGTGGGCACCCCAGAGGCAGGGCCCAGCAAGAGAGGGATGATGGCAGAGCCGGCCTCACCCCtcgctgctgctgctcctgctccaggCTTCGCTGCAGGACCTGCTGCTGGTTGGCGATGACGCGACGGATGCCGTTGACAAAGTTGCTCTGGTCGTGCGGGATGAGGCCGATGAAGATCTTCTTCTCCGAGGAGTACAGGAGCATGAGCACACGCACCTCGCACGACGCCTTGTAGGAGAAGTGCACGCAGCCCGCCTAACAGCAGGCCCGAGTCAGGACACTCAGTCACCCTCGGCCACAAGCCGGCCAGCCCATCTGCAGACAGCTGGACCCCAGGCGGCTGGCCCCGAGGTCCAGGCATCCCAGCTCGGGCTGCTGGGCACAGAGCCCCACCCTGGGCAAGCCTCATCCCCTTACACTGGAGACAAGACCCACAAGGCTCAGACCCTTGCAGTTTAACGTCACTAACCATGGGCTCCCCAAGGTCCTGAGGTGCCTCAATACCTCCAGCTCTGGGTTCACCTACTGACAGGGAAACTGAAGCCCCAGAGCTGGTGGATCTAGATCTTGGGGGCTCCAGGCCTCCTAAGTTCCCTGGGAATTCTGGACCAAGCTGAACTGTGTCTGCCTCTCGGGCAGGGCACTTCCCACTGGGGCCTATCTGGTACAGCAAGTGTCTCCAAGGACTGACAAGCCCGCATTCTCCAGTGGAGGCCATAGTCCAGGCATGAGGACCGGGTGGGATGGTGCATGCAAACACGCAGGAGGCCCTGGGGTATAAGGGTACAGGACATCCTAGCTGCATAGGTGTGCCAGAGGCCCCACCACAGCTTCCACAAACAGCTGCATTAGTCTGTCTCCTTGGCTGCTGCCCTCCACTCACGAAGCCATTGTCCATGATCCGGCAAAGGCTCTTCAGAGTCTCCATGTCCTTAGTGAAGTGGAACTGTACCAGGCGTGAATTCCGGAACAGTGGCACGAGGGTGGTCTGGGGGAAGGCCAAGGGCTACTTTATGGAACCCTAGCTTGCTGGGGAAGCCAGGCAGCCCTCTGCACCAGCCCACCACAGGGTCTTCGGCCCACCCCCAGCCTGGCATCCCCTGTCCCCTCACCAGCAGCTGCTGCGGAATGAGCTGCATGAAGAGCCTCCGAGGCCACTGGTCTGTTCTCCTGCCACACAAGACAGCAGGCATCAGTCAGCAGTCCTCCCCCAGGGGGCCTGCACTGCCAATGCGCCCACCCGGCGGCACCCCGCCACTCACAAGATCTCCCCTTGGTTCACATAGACGTGGGATGGCAGCCACCTCTTGGACCGGCTGTTGGGCTCAGGCCTAGGCTTTGGGGCAGAGCGAGAGGGCACTTCAGGGGAGGGCAGCTTAGGGCCAACAGCCCACATAGCCCCCGGCAGCTCACCTCCTGCCACTCCATGACACCACTCCATGCCAAGAATTTGTTGTTGACAATCTGAACAGGTCCAGAGTGTACACCCCCAGGGCCCACGGCCTGTGGACAGGAAACCACCATGCAGTCAGCAGCTTTCACTCACAATTCCCCACCAGCCAGCTGCAGCCATGACTTCAAACTTCACCTTCCCTGCTGGCAGGCATTCTGTGCTCTCAAGTGGCCCAAGACAAGTCCCATCCCCCAGGTGGTACAGAGGACCACAGCTGCCTAGGCAAGTAACAGGCTTCTAAGAAAGATGTCATCAACACGGTGACCCTCCGGAGACTCTGGGCCTCTTGCCAAACCTGCCACCCCACTCCTGCCCTGCCTCTACACCCAGGCCCCACCCTCTAGTTCTGCCCCTCCAAAGCCTATAAAGCTATGCTTCCCTCGAGCCCATTTGGGTATGGCACTGCCTCATCAcagctcccccccacccccaggcgcCGACTCAGCCTTGATGCCACACTCCACACCAGTGGAGGCAGTGGGACTACCAAGGGTAGGAGCAGGAGCAGGCTACCCTCAGCTGGCACACCTGTTTGCGGGTGGTGATGACCTGTCGTATGGCGTTGACGAAGCCACTCTGGTCGTAGGGGATGAGGCCCATGAAGATCTTCTTCTTAGATGAGTACAGGAGCATGAGCACGCGCACCTCGCAAGGAGAAATGTGGGGGAAGAGCATGCAGCCTGCCTGTGGGGGACAGGGCTGCAGGTCAGCGGCCTGGGCCTCCACACTCAACATCTTACTGCCTGGGGAGGCCCCGACTCACCAAAGCACAAGCCAGGCTTGCCCCAGAGCAGGTGAACTGCTCCTGGCCACCTAAGCACCTGATGGCTTTCTAAGGCAGGGATAGGTGTGAGCCAAGGACCTTGTATGGCTGTGTCCCTTCCTTCTCTACCAACCCCAGCCCTGCTGCTGGCTTAGAGCAGCTGCagagggctgaagagaaggctcggGAGTGAGAACTGGCTGCTCTCTTTGGACGGCCAAGGTTTGGTACCCACCCCCATGGCAATTCACAACCTTGCGTTCAATCCCAtgggatctgacagcctcttctgggctctgcgGCACCGggcacacatgatacacacataccatttaaaaaagaaaaaaaaaatccttaaatttttaaagagcAGGTGGTAGGCCAGGCTGCTGTGCCACCCAAAGCAAGCCACTTAGGAGcccagtttccccatctgtaagaCACTCCAACAGCATACATAGGGACAGCTATGACTACGTAAGAGTAGCTAAGGGGCCAGGCCCTCTTCAGTGGGGAGACAGCTATCTGTAGGCTAGCCTGTCCTGTGCAGGATACAGAAGCACCTCTACCTAGCAGGCCAGCCTTTTGAACTGATTCTCCAGACCCTGGGCCCAGCTCTGGGATACTACTCCTGAAGAGCTGCTGCTGGCACGAGGTTGGAGCCATGCTACGTCTGTGGGGCCCAGAAAAGGGACAAGTCCTTGGAGGTTGCCAAGTAGGAGGAGTAGACCAGCccaaggcagagcagagcaggggtTGAGCCTGGAGTCCAGTCGTCTGCATGCATGGGCCGGTGACTTCCTCTCACCTGCTGCAGTCCAGTGACCTCACACTGGCTCCACAGCAGTAGAGGCTGGCTACCAGATgacaccaccaccccacacatGGGGCCCTGAGAAGCAAAGCCTGCTGGGTCCCACTTCCCAGCAGGACACAGGGGCCACACGCGCTCTGGCCGCCCCATAGGCTTGTGTGCTGATCCCATTACAGTCCCACCCACCAACGTCCTGGAAATGACCACTCGAGAGGCACGGGAAGCCTCCCACTACAGGACAGAACTAGGTACCCCCCCactgccccccactcccactcacGAAGCCATTGCCCATGATGCGGCAGAGGCCCTTGAGGGAGTCACAGTCTCTGTTGGTGAAGTGGAACTGGGCCAGCTGAGAGTTTCGGAACAGGGGACCCAGTGTGGTCTGTGGATGACAAGCGGAGCGGGTGATCACGGTGAGGCAAGTGTGGGGGAGATTCTGGGGTGGAAGTTTGGCTCTGGGGGCAGGGCTTGGGATACATGGGTGGGGCCAGGGTTTGGGGGGCAGAGCCCCACTAATCTCACCAGCAGCTGCTGTGGGATGAGCTGCATGATCAACTTCTGGGGCCACTGGTCCGTCTCCCTGCAGTAGGGGGTGCATCAGAAGCCATGCCCTGCATCCTAGGCCGCCCCAGGCTCTGCCCACTCCCACACTCACAGGTTCTCGCCCTGGTTCACATAGGCCTGGCAGGGCAGGGTGCGTTTCAGCTTGGCTGTGGAGTCCGAGAAGGGTCTACGCTTCTGCGGGtgggcgggtgggggtggggagactcaGCAAAGTGCCCgggctctccccccccccataccttCCACCCGCTCAGGGATTTGGGTGGCCCAGCCAGCCTCACCTCCTGCCACTCCAGCACGCCACTCCAGGCCAGCAGTTTGTTGCTGAGCCGGTGCTCGTTCACTGCGAGGCCCCCAAGAGTCAGCCCAGGTGAAGAGGGCCCGATAGGCCCCAGGGCTCCAAAGACTCGAGCACCCTCCTGCAGCAGAGAGGAGAATTCCTAGGTCATTCCAGGTTAGGCGTTTCCGCACATCATGGAGGGATCACCCTCAGGTC
Encoded here:
- the Ptov1 gene encoding prostate tumor-overexpressed gene 1 protein is translated as MVRPRRAPHRSGAGGPLGGRGRPPRPLVVRAVRSRSWPGGPRGPQPPRIRARSAPPMEGARVFGALGPIGPSSPGLTLGGLAVNEHRLSNKLLAWSGVLEWQEKRRPFSDSTAKLKRTLPCQAYVNQGENLETDQWPQKLIMQLIPQQLLTTLGPLFRNSQLAQFHFTNRDCDSLKGLCRIMGNGFAGCMLFPHISPCEVRVLMLLYSSKKKIFMGLIPYDQSGFVNAIRQVITTRKQAVGPGGVHSGPVQIVNNKFLAWSGVMEWQEPRPEPNSRSKRWLPSHVYVNQGEILRTDQWPRRLFMQLIPQQLLTTLVPLFRNSRLVQFHFTKDMETLKSLCRIMDNGFAGCVHFSYKASCEVRVLMLLYSSEKKIFIGLIPHDQSNFVNGIRRVIANQQQVLQRSLEQEQQQRGMGG